TAAAGTAAAGAAGGCTAAAGCTCAGACCCTAAAATCAGAGTTTGAGTCTCTAAAGATGAAAGACACTGAAATGTTGGATGACTTTTGTATGAAATTAAACGGCTTGGTTTCGAAAATCAGGGCGTTAGGAGAGACAATTGCTGAAGAGTATGTCGTTAAAAAGCTACTAAGGGTTGTCCCAACTAAGTTCCTCCAAATTGCGTCTGCAATCGAACAATTTGGTAACTTAGACACTATGTCCGTGGAGGAGGTCATTGGTTCTCTTAAAGCCCATGAGGAACGCTTGGGTGGACAAACGGAGAACAACGAGGGGCAGCAACTACTCTTGACTGAGGATGAGTGGCTCAAGAGAGAAGGCAACGACAGGAAACTTCTTCTCACTCGAGAAGAGTGGTTGAAGAAGTCAGGAAAGGCTGGGCAAAGCAGTGGTAGTGATTATCACACAAGGGATAACCGTATGGCTCGAGATAGAAGCCAGGTGAAATGTTACAATTGTGCTGCATATGGACACTTCGCTTATGAGTGTCGTAAGCCTAAGAAGAACAGGCCACAAAGAGGGGAAGCAAATATGTCATTTATAATCGACGAAGAACCTGCACTCTTGATGAATTTATGCGAAAACATCAAACCTGATGTGATTGGCATTACCGAGGATAAGATTATAGTAAACATCAAGGAGAGAGATGAAAACGTATGGTATCTTGATAATGGAGCTAGTAATCACATGACTGGACGTCGTGAGAAATTTGAAAAGCTTGACAGGACTGTGAAAGGGGAAGTGAAATTTGGTGATGGCTCAGTAGTCCAAATTCAGGGCAGAGGTTCAATCAAATTCCTGTGCAAGAATGGGGAGACCAGAATTTTAAGCGAAGTCTGCTACATACCTACTTTGTGAAGCAACATCATCAGCTTAGGACAGCTCTCGGGGGAGGGAAATAGAGTTGTCATGAACGGAGAGAAGCTGTGGGTTTATGATAGTTGTGGAAGGATGCTTATGCAAGTCTAAAGGTCTGCAA
The genomic region above belongs to Apium graveolens cultivar Ventura unplaced genomic scaffold, ASM990537v1 ctg8934, whole genome shotgun sequence and contains:
- the LOC141705499 gene encoding uncharacterized protein LOC141705499; the encoded protein is MEASKNKEGSFGLSYPMLTKTNYTTWAIKIKVFMQAHGVWDAIEPKDPKGTVEEKTDKRALAIIYQGIADDMLLTIAEKKTSKEAWGAIKIMCLGADKVKKAKAQTLKSEFESLKMKDTEMLDDFCMKLNGLVSKIRALGETIAEEYVVKKLLRVVPTKFLQIASAIEQFGNLDTMSVEEVIGSLKAHEERLGGQTENNEGQQLLLTEDEWLKREGNDRKLLLTREEWLKKSGKAGQSSGSDYHTRDNRMARDRSQVKCYNCAAYGHFAYECRKPKKNRPQRGEANMSFIIDEEPALLMNLCENIKPDVIGITEDKIIVNIKERDENVWYLDNGASNHMTGRREKFEKLDRTVKGEVKFGDGSVVQIQGRGYSSFKNRSRRRILFKRVQPFCEEHGILKHYTESYTPQQNGVVERRNRTVVAMA